A single region of the Oncorhynchus keta strain PuntledgeMale-10-30-2019 chromosome 37, Oket_V2, whole genome shotgun sequence genome encodes:
- the LOC118370055 gene encoding phosphatidylinositol glycan anchor biosynthesis class U protein-like, whose amino-acid sequence MAAPLTLLLIVAVTIRAVLFRSSLAELIPERVEVVSPLNAWKRVVEGLALLDLGVSPYAGDVFHETPLIIYFFHFVIDYAEIVFMMADALTAVALYLAVKDYNKTVFRKQKYALEAERYPLDCLELIRTPKEMYYIPLKVAMFYLLNPFTILSCVAKSTCGLNNAVIALFILCTVKGSSLMSAIFLALATYQSIYPLTLFAPALLYLLQRLYIPVNWQRSSFWLFTTQYTFMYLGSLCVMVCLSFFLLSSWDFLSSVYGFILSVPDLTPNIGLFWYFFAEMFEHFRLFFICVFQINVFFYTIPLSIKLKEHPIFLIFMQIAIISIFKSYPTVGDIALYMAFLPAWNHLYRFLRNIFLVSVVLLACSALFPVLWHLWIYAGSANSNFYYAITLLFNVAQILLVSDYFYAYLRREHHLTHGLYLKRKDGSEATLVLK is encoded by the exons ATGGCAGCTCCTTTAACCCTGCTTTTAATTGTAGCTGTAACAATAAGAGCAGTGTTATTTAGATCAAGTTTAGCTGAGCTTATACCAGAAAGAGTTGAGGTAGTGTCTCCACTAAATGCCTGGAAAAGAG TTGTGGAAGGCCTGGCTCTCCTGGACCTGGGAGTATCTCCATATGCAGGGGACGTGTTCCATGAG ACGCCCCTCATTATATACTTCTTTCACTTTGTTATTGATTATGCAGAGATTGTGTTTATG ATGGCAGATGCACTCACTGCGGTGGCACTATACCTAGCAGTGAAGGACTACAACAAGACTGTG TTCAGGAAACAGAAGTACGCCCTGGAGGCTGAGCGCTATCCTCTGGACTGCCTGGAGCTCATCCGCACCCCCAAAGAGATGTACTACATCCCTCTGAAAGTGGCCATGTT TTACTTGTTGAACCCTTTCACTATCCTCTCCTGTGTGGCAAAGTCAACCTGCGGGCTTAACAATGCAGTCATCGCACTCTTCATTCTCTGTACAGTAAAAG GAAGTTCCTTGATGAGTGCGATATTCTTGGCCTTGGCGACATACCAGTCCATCTACCCCCTCACACTATTTGCCCCGGCACTGCTATACCTACTTCAG AGGTTGTACATCCCAGTGAACTGGCAAAGATCCAGCTTCTGGCTCTTCACAACGCAGTACACCTTCATGTACCTGGGCAGCCTATGTGTCatggtctgtctgtccttcttCCTGCTCAGCTCCTGGGACTTCCTGTCTTCCGTCTACGGATTCAT cctcTCCGTTCCAGACCTCACCCCCAACATAGGCCTCTTCTGGTACTTCTTTGCCGAGATGTTTGAGCACTTCCGCCTCTTCTTCATCTGCGTCTTTCAGATCAACGTGTTCTTCTACACCATTCCACTCTCCATCAAGCTAAA ggAGCACCCGATCTTTCTGATCTTCATGCAGATTGCCATCATCTCCATCTTCAAGTCCTACCCCACCGTGGGCGACATCGCCCTCTACATGGCCTTCCTGCCTGCATGGAATCACTTATACAGAT TCTTGAGAAATATATTTCTGGTGTCGGTCGTGTTGTTGGCTTGCTCCGCCTTGTTCCCCGTCCTCTGGCACCTCTGGATCTACGCTGGCAGCGCCAACTCCAACTTCTACTACGCCATCACACTGCTCTTCAATGTGGCACAG ATCTTGCTGGTGTCGGACTACTTCTACGCGTACCTGCGGCGAGAGCACCACCTGACCCATGGCTTGTACCTGAAGAGGAAAGACGGCAGCGAGGCCACTCTGGTTCTCAAGTAG